A portion of the Stigmatella aurantiaca DW4/3-1 genome contains these proteins:
- a CDS encoding CTP synthase, whose translation MRSKKTKYIFVTGGVVSSLGKGLASASIGALLENRGLNITLLKLDPYINVDPGTMSPFQHGEVYVTEDGGETDMDLGHYERFTHARMSRTNNFTTGRIYHAVIMKERRGEYLGKTVQVIPHITDEIKANIRQASQEVDVVIVEVGGTVGDIESLPFLEAIRQMRYDVGSQNAVYVHLTLLPYIGAAGEVKTKPTQHSVMKLREIGIQPDFLLCRTDREISRELKDKIAMFCNVDTGNVFTSPDVKSVYELPLELHRQGLDERLAEVLNIWSRAPHLERWETITRRIYEPARGEVKIGIVGKYVDLKESYKSLNEALLHGGIANDVRVNLHFVDSQEVEAQGAEKLLSGVDAILVPGGFGVRGTEGKIAAVRHAREKKIPFFGICLGLQMAVVEFSRGVLGIKEADSLEFNAHTPHPVVTLMESQVNVQDKGGTMRLGSYACALKPGTLAHKLYGQDLIQERHRHRYEVNNAYRGRLQEAGLTISGHNPDLNLVEMIELKDHPYFVGCQFHPEFKSKPFAPHPLFSGFIKAALTQRDATRGASQVQA comes from the coding sequence ATGCGCTCCAAGAAGACCAAGTACATCTTCGTGACCGGCGGCGTGGTCAGCTCACTGGGCAAGGGGCTCGCATCGGCGTCCATTGGCGCCCTGCTGGAGAACCGCGGGCTGAACATCACGCTGCTCAAGCTGGATCCGTACATCAATGTGGATCCCGGCACGATGAGCCCCTTCCAGCACGGAGAGGTCTACGTCACCGAGGACGGCGGCGAGACCGACATGGATCTCGGCCACTACGAGCGGTTCACCCACGCGCGGATGAGCCGGACGAACAACTTCACCACCGGCCGCATCTACCACGCCGTCATCATGAAGGAGCGGCGCGGCGAGTACCTGGGCAAGACGGTCCAGGTGATTCCCCACATCACCGACGAGATCAAAGCCAACATCCGCCAGGCCTCTCAGGAGGTGGACGTCGTCATCGTCGAGGTGGGCGGCACCGTGGGCGACATCGAGTCGTTGCCCTTCCTCGAGGCCATCCGGCAGATGCGCTACGACGTGGGCAGCCAGAACGCCGTCTACGTGCACCTCACCCTGCTGCCCTACATCGGCGCGGCCGGCGAGGTGAAGACCAAGCCCACCCAGCACTCGGTGATGAAGCTGCGGGAGATTGGCATCCAGCCGGACTTCCTGCTGTGCCGCACGGACCGTGAAATCTCCCGGGAGCTCAAGGACAAGATCGCCATGTTCTGCAACGTGGACACGGGCAACGTGTTCACCTCGCCGGACGTGAAGAGCGTGTACGAGCTGCCGCTGGAGCTGCACCGCCAGGGGCTGGACGAGCGGCTGGCGGAGGTCCTCAACATCTGGAGCCGCGCGCCCCACCTGGAGCGCTGGGAGACCATCACCCGCCGCATCTACGAGCCCGCGCGGGGCGAGGTGAAGATCGGCATCGTCGGCAAGTACGTGGACCTGAAGGAGAGCTACAAGAGCCTCAACGAGGCGCTGCTGCACGGCGGCATCGCCAACGACGTGCGGGTGAACCTCCACTTCGTGGACTCCCAGGAGGTGGAGGCGCAAGGCGCCGAGAAGCTCCTGTCCGGGGTGGACGCCATCCTGGTGCCCGGCGGCTTCGGGGTGCGCGGCACGGAGGGGAAGATCGCCGCGGTGCGCCACGCCCGAGAGAAGAAGATCCCCTTCTTCGGCATCTGCCTGGGCCTGCAAATGGCGGTGGTGGAGTTCAGCCGGGGCGTGCTGGGCATCAAGGAAGCCGACTCGCTGGAGTTCAACGCGCACACCCCGCACCCGGTGGTGACGCTCATGGAGAGCCAGGTCAACGTGCAGGACAAGGGCGGCACCATGCGCCTGGGCAGCTATGCGTGCGCGCTCAAGCCGGGCACCCTGGCCCACAAGCTCTACGGGCAGGACCTCATCCAGGAGCGCCACCGCCACCGCTACGAGGTGAACAACGCCTACCGCGGACGGCTCCAGGAGGCCGGGCTCACCATCTCCGGGCACAATCCCGACCTGAATCTGGTGGAGATGATCGAACTGAAGGATCATCCCTACTTCGTCGGCTGCCAGTTCCATCCCGAGTTCAAGAGCAAACCCTTCGCTCCGCATCCCCTCTTCTCCGGCTTCATCAAGGCGGCCCTCACCCAGCGTGACGCCACCCGTGGGGCCTCGCAGGTGCAGGCATGA
- a CDS encoding AAA family ATPase: MIRSVHFENFRCLKNVELMLQPLTVLVGASASGKTSVLDGMQYRLACEPSDYWRMDTTLRMSLQWTFDDGKQVRRVFPLSAFDSMSLHGHSVQSLALDIGALRNDSPMGRVTMLSPSGENLASVFSSLTPTQRETVVSQLCLLVPSLQNVGLHQTGPRTHQLRFQDRWQPDLWFTPWQVAESVMYLMAFLVLPYQSPLPDVLTLDEPERGLHSRLLRQVIGMLRRLSSGALGARPVQVVIATHSFDLLEHIPPNDLRLMSRSLEDGSVQVSYPKQHLPEWKTRSIEPL, translated from the coding sequence ATGATCCGCTCGGTCCATTTCGAAAACTTCCGGTGTTTGAAGAACGTGGAGCTCATGCTTCAGCCGCTCACCGTTCTGGTGGGGGCCAGCGCGTCCGGAAAGACTTCCGTGCTGGACGGGATGCAGTACCGGCTGGCGTGCGAGCCCTCGGACTACTGGCGCATGGACACCACGCTGCGCATGTCCCTCCAGTGGACATTCGATGACGGAAAGCAGGTTCGCCGCGTCTTCCCGCTCTCGGCATTCGATTCCATGTCCCTGCACGGACACTCGGTCCAAAGCCTGGCACTGGACATTGGCGCACTGCGCAACGACAGCCCCATGGGGCGCGTGACGATGCTGAGCCCCAGCGGGGAAAACCTCGCCAGCGTTTTCTCCTCGCTCACGCCCACCCAGCGCGAGACGGTGGTGAGCCAGCTGTGTCTGCTGGTCCCGTCCCTCCAGAATGTGGGCTTGCACCAGACGGGCCCGCGCACGCACCAACTGCGCTTCCAGGATCGGTGGCAACCCGATCTCTGGTTCACGCCGTGGCAGGTGGCCGAGAGCGTGATGTACCTCATGGCCTTCCTGGTCCTGCCGTACCAGAGCCCGCTGCCCGATGTGCTCACGCTGGATGAGCCCGAGCGGGGGCTGCACTCGCGCCTGCTCCGCCAGGTGATTGGAATGCTGCGCCGGTTGTCGTCCGGCGCGCTCGGCGCCCGGCCTGTCCAGGTCGTCATCGCCACGCACTCGTTCGACCTGCTCGAGCACATCCCGCCCAACGACCTGCGCCTGATGTCGCGCTCCCTCGAGGATGGCTCCGTCCAGGTGAGCTACCCGAAACAGCACCTGCCCGAGTGGAAGACCCGCTCCATCGAGCCCCTCTGA
- the kdsA gene encoding 3-deoxy-8-phosphooctulonate synthase, with amino-acid sequence MITLAGHTVGPGQKLFVIAGPDVIESEELALRHAHLLKGITARLGVPYAFKCSYDKANRTSGKSFRGPGLKEGLRVLRRIREEVGVPILTDVHEISHVGPAAEVVDIIQIPAFLCRQTDLVEAVARSGRGVNLKKGQFVAPKDIVHSARKAVESGNPNVLVTERGATFGYNNLVVDMRGFLQMREAGLTVCFDATHSVQLPSAGNGETAGERKFVPLLARSAAAAGIDALFTEVHEDPDRALCDGPCSLTPQMFEDVVQSVLSIRRALGHEPAV; translated from the coding sequence ATGATCACCCTCGCCGGCCACACCGTGGGCCCTGGCCAGAAGCTTTTTGTCATCGCCGGGCCGGATGTCATCGAGTCCGAGGAGCTGGCGCTCCGGCACGCGCACTTGCTCAAGGGCATCACCGCCCGGCTGGGGGTGCCGTACGCCTTCAAGTGCTCCTACGACAAGGCCAACCGCACCAGCGGCAAGTCCTTCCGCGGCCCCGGCCTGAAGGAAGGCCTGCGCGTGCTGCGGCGCATCCGCGAGGAGGTGGGCGTCCCCATCCTCACGGACGTCCATGAAATCAGCCATGTGGGCCCCGCCGCCGAGGTGGTGGACATCATCCAGATTCCCGCCTTCCTCTGCCGGCAGACGGACCTGGTGGAGGCCGTGGCCCGCTCCGGCCGGGGGGTCAACCTCAAGAAGGGCCAGTTCGTGGCCCCCAAGGACATCGTCCACTCGGCGCGCAAGGCCGTGGAGTCCGGCAACCCCAACGTCCTGGTGACCGAGCGCGGCGCCACCTTCGGCTACAACAACCTCGTGGTGGACATGCGCGGCTTCCTCCAGATGCGCGAGGCGGGCCTGACGGTGTGCTTCGACGCCACCCACTCCGTGCAGCTGCCCTCGGCCGGCAATGGGGAGACCGCCGGCGAGCGCAAGTTCGTGCCGCTCCTGGCCCGCTCCGCCGCCGCGGCCGGCATCGACGCCCTGTTCACCGAAGTACACGAGGACCCGGACCGTGCCCTGTGTGACGGTCCCTGCTCACTCACACCCCAGATGTTTGAAGACGTGGTACAAAGTGTGCTGTCGATTCGCCGGGCCCTCGGCCACGAACCGGCGGTGTGA
- a CDS encoding amidase codes for MHLNEYIRFDGIGLASLVQRKEVSAAELVQTAFKAIEVTNPALNAVIATLEDEAQATLARGLPDGPFTGVPFLIKDLGLHAAHIPSSQGTRTFKGLAFPHDTALMARYRRAGLVLVGRTNAPELGLSNATEPLAWGPTRNPWNLKFSPGGSSGGSAAAVSSGMVPMAYGNDGGGSIRMPASMCGLFGLKPTRGRITSGPDSGELLNGFGVEHVLTRSVRDSAAMLDASAGPLAGDPYLIPPPERSFLEECLREPRRLRIAVCRKAPAGDPVSPECLTALDEAVRLCATLGHELVEASPPFQGSLLENITVTLWSTAMVGWMDGLAALGGITLREADFERTSWAALEHGRRVTGAEVQAALAKLNQFSRGMGSFFEDYDLLLTPTFALPALPLGLLDANAPVSFPQWMRRLYSFCPFTTQANATGQPAMSVPLSWSAEGLPLGAHFVGRWGEEATLFRLAGQLERAQPWAHRWPAHHAGVIST; via the coding sequence ATGCACCTGAACGAGTACATCCGGTTCGATGGGATTGGTCTGGCGTCGCTCGTCCAGCGCAAGGAGGTCTCCGCCGCGGAACTGGTCCAGACCGCCTTCAAGGCCATCGAGGTGACCAATCCGGCGCTCAACGCTGTCATCGCCACGCTGGAGGATGAGGCCCAGGCGACCCTGGCGCGGGGTCTGCCCGACGGGCCGTTCACCGGGGTGCCTTTTCTCATCAAGGATTTGGGGCTGCATGCCGCCCACATTCCGTCTTCGCAGGGAACACGGACCTTCAAGGGCTTGGCATTTCCCCATGACACCGCGTTGATGGCGCGCTACCGCCGGGCGGGCCTCGTGCTGGTGGGCAGGACCAATGCGCCCGAGCTGGGACTGAGCAACGCCACCGAGCCCTTGGCGTGGGGGCCGACCCGCAACCCTTGGAATCTGAAGTTCAGCCCCGGGGGCTCCAGTGGTGGCTCGGCGGCGGCGGTGAGCTCGGGCATGGTGCCCATGGCTTACGGCAACGATGGCGGCGGGTCCATCCGGATGCCGGCCAGCATGTGTGGCCTGTTTGGGTTGAAGCCGACCCGGGGCCGGATCACCTCGGGGCCTGACAGCGGGGAGCTGCTGAACGGGTTTGGTGTCGAGCATGTGCTGACGCGCTCGGTGCGCGACAGCGCGGCGATGCTGGACGCCTCTGCGGGGCCCCTCGCCGGGGATCCCTACCTCATCCCTCCGCCCGAGCGGTCTTTCCTGGAAGAGTGTCTTCGGGAGCCCAGGCGGCTGCGCATCGCGGTGTGCCGGAAGGCGCCTGCCGGAGACCCTGTCAGTCCGGAGTGTCTGACGGCCTTGGATGAGGCGGTGCGGCTGTGCGCTACCCTGGGTCATGAGCTGGTCGAGGCCTCACCGCCCTTCCAGGGTTCACTGCTAGAGAATATCACTGTGACGCTTTGGAGTACCGCCATGGTGGGCTGGATGGATGGGCTCGCGGCCTTGGGGGGGATCACCCTCCGGGAAGCGGACTTCGAGCGGACCTCCTGGGCGGCCCTGGAGCACGGACGCCGCGTGACGGGGGCAGAGGTCCAAGCGGCGCTGGCGAAGCTCAATCAGTTCAGCCGGGGCATGGGGAGCTTCTTCGAGGATTATGATCTCCTGCTCACGCCCACCTTCGCGCTCCCCGCCTTGCCGCTGGGGCTGCTGGACGCCAACGCGCCGGTGAGCTTTCCCCAGTGGATGCGGCGCCTCTATTCCTTCTGTCCCTTCACCACCCAGGCCAATGCCACGGGCCAGCCCGCCATGAGCGTGCCGCTCTCCTGGAGCGCGGAGGGACTTCCCTTGGGCGCCCACTTCGTGGGCCGCTGGGGCGAAGAGGCCACGTTGTTCCGGCTGGCCGGGCAGCTTGAGCGGGCCCAGCCTTGGGCCCACCGGTGGCCCGCGCATCACGCTGGGGTCATTTCCACCTGA
- a CDS encoding ABC transporter ATP-binding protein produces the protein MEKPPLKPRLPSRVTLRRLLSLARPELRTLLAGTFFLAIGSGMSLLYPQAMRLIIDEALGSRDRALIDRAAMWMTLILAIQALAVALRFYLFTTAGERVVTRLRQDLFASMMGQEVAFFDERKTGELTNRLASDTTVLQNTVSANISMVLRNLAQAVGGVALLFYTSPVLTLLMLAVVPAVAVGAVVYGRRVRKLSKEVQDALASSNEVAEESLSGVRTVRAFAAEKHEVTRYRNAVDKAFELARRRIRHSSTFMAVASFGGFASAAVVLWYGGRLVVDGSLSVGGLTSFLLYSLFVAFALGALAELWADFMRASGAAERVFELMDRQPTIPATGGERPATVQGRVELREVSFAYPTRPDVQVLQGIDLTIAPGEIVAIVGPSGAGKSTIASLLTRLYDPQEGRILVDGKDLKALDPEWLRQQIGVVAQEPLLFSSSIAENIRYGRMDASDAEVEAAARAANAHEFISRFPEGYRTPVGERGVQLSGGQKQRVAIARAVLKDPRLLILDEATSALDAESEHLVKDALERLMQGRTTLIIAHRLSTVMGADRVLVLEGGNVVQSGSHSALMGQEGLYRRLVERQFVAA, from the coding sequence GTGGAAAAGCCCCCCTTGAAACCCCGCCTCCCCTCCCGCGTCACCCTGCGCCGGCTCCTCAGCCTGGCGCGGCCCGAGCTGCGCACCCTGTTGGCCGGTACCTTCTTCCTGGCCATTGGCAGTGGCATGAGCCTGCTCTACCCCCAGGCGATGCGGCTGATTATCGATGAGGCGCTGGGCTCCCGGGACCGGGCCCTGATTGACCGGGCCGCGATGTGGATGACGCTCATCCTCGCCATCCAGGCCCTGGCGGTGGCGCTGCGCTTTTACCTCTTCACCACCGCGGGGGAGCGGGTGGTGACGCGCCTGCGGCAGGACCTCTTCGCCAGCATGATGGGACAAGAGGTGGCGTTCTTCGACGAGCGCAAGACGGGCGAGCTCACCAACCGCCTCGCCTCGGACACGACGGTGCTCCAGAACACCGTGAGCGCCAACATCTCCATGGTGCTGCGCAACCTGGCCCAGGCGGTGGGCGGCGTGGCGCTGCTCTTCTACACCTCCCCCGTCCTCACGCTGTTGATGCTGGCGGTGGTGCCCGCGGTGGCGGTGGGCGCCGTGGTGTACGGGCGGCGGGTGCGCAAGCTCTCCAAGGAAGTGCAGGACGCGCTGGCCTCCTCCAACGAGGTGGCCGAGGAGAGCCTGTCGGGCGTGCGCACCGTGCGCGCCTTCGCGGCCGAGAAGCACGAGGTGACGCGCTACCGCAACGCCGTGGACAAGGCCTTCGAGCTGGCGCGCCGCCGCATCCGTCACTCCTCCACCTTCATGGCCGTGGCCTCCTTTGGAGGTTTCGCGTCCGCCGCGGTGGTGCTCTGGTACGGAGGGCGGCTGGTGGTGGATGGAAGTCTCTCCGTGGGTGGCCTCACCTCCTTCCTCCTCTACTCGCTCTTCGTGGCCTTCGCGCTGGGAGCCCTGGCGGAGCTGTGGGCGGACTTCATGCGTGCCTCGGGCGCCGCCGAGCGCGTCTTCGAGCTGATGGACCGCCAGCCCACCATCCCCGCCACCGGGGGCGAGCGTCCCGCCACCGTTCAGGGCCGCGTCGAGCTGCGCGAGGTGAGCTTCGCCTACCCCACGCGCCCGGACGTCCAGGTGCTCCAGGGCATCGATCTCACCATCGCTCCCGGCGAGATCGTCGCCATCGTCGGCCCCTCGGGGGCGGGCAAGTCCACCATCGCGAGCCTGCTGACGCGGCTCTATGACCCTCAAGAGGGCCGCATCCTGGTGGACGGCAAGGATCTGAAGGCGCTGGATCCGGAGTGGCTGCGGCAGCAGATCGGCGTGGTGGCCCAGGAGCCGCTGCTCTTCTCCTCCTCCATCGCGGAGAACATCCGCTATGGCCGGATGGATGCCAGCGACGCGGAGGTGGAGGCGGCCGCGCGCGCCGCCAACGCGCACGAGTTCATCAGCCGGTTCCCGGAAGGCTACCGGACACCGGTGGGCGAGCGCGGCGTCCAGCTCTCGGGAGGCCAGAAGCAGCGCGTGGCCATCGCCCGGGCCGTGCTGAAGGATCCGCGCCTGCTCATCCTCGACGAGGCCACCAGCGCCCTGGACGCGGAGAGCGAGCACCTGGTGAAGGACGCGTTGGAGCGGCTGATGCAGGGGCGCACCACGCTCATCATCGCCCACCGCCTCTCCACGGTGATGGGCGCCGACCGGGTGCTGGTGCTGGAAGGCGGCAATGTGGTGCAGAGCGGCAGCCACTCGGCGTTGATGGGCCAAGAGGGGCTCTACCGCCGGCTCGTGGAACGTCAGTTCGTGGCGGCCTGA
- a CDS encoding aldo/keto reductase, which translates to MERRVFGATGAAVPVIGQGTWQMENDDREGAIRALQAGLDLGLTHLDTAELYGRGRVEESIVAQVIAGRRDSVFLVSKVMPTHATYEGTLKACERSLQRLKTDRLDCYLLHWPGSHPLEHTVRAFEQLVQDGKIRSWGVSNFGVEELEEAVRIAGPGRIACNQVLYHLEERAIEHKVLPWCERANIAVVGYSPFGNGRFPRPDSAGGRVLASVARAHGVSPHQVALQFLVRRPCLFAIPKASQEAHARDNAAAAGLRLSREELARIDAAFPRGPDTGELPLL; encoded by the coding sequence ATGGAACGGCGCGTGTTTGGCGCGACGGGGGCGGCCGTGCCGGTCATCGGCCAGGGAACCTGGCAGATGGAGAACGACGACCGGGAGGGGGCCATCCGGGCGCTCCAAGCGGGGCTGGACCTGGGGTTGACGCACCTGGACACGGCCGAGTTGTACGGGCGCGGACGAGTGGAGGAGTCCATCGTCGCCCAGGTCATCGCCGGACGGCGCGATTCGGTGTTCCTCGTCTCCAAGGTGATGCCCACCCACGCGACCTATGAAGGGACCCTGAAGGCCTGCGAGCGCAGCCTCCAGCGCCTGAAGACGGACCGGCTGGATTGCTACCTGCTGCACTGGCCGGGTTCCCACCCCCTGGAGCACACCGTGCGGGCCTTCGAGCAGCTGGTTCAAGACGGGAAAATCCGCTCCTGGGGGGTGAGCAACTTCGGGGTCGAGGAGTTGGAGGAGGCGGTGCGCATCGCGGGGCCTGGCCGCATCGCGTGCAACCAGGTGCTCTATCACCTCGAGGAGCGCGCCATCGAGCACAAGGTCCTGCCCTGGTGCGAGCGCGCGAACATCGCCGTGGTGGGCTACAGCCCCTTCGGCAATGGCCGCTTTCCCCGGCCTGACAGCGCGGGCGGCCGGGTGCTGGCCTCGGTGGCTCGGGCGCACGGGGTTTCCCCCCATCAGGTGGCCCTCCAGTTCCTGGTGCGCCGCCCCTGCCTGTTCGCCATCCCGAAGGCCAGCCAGGAGGCGCACGCCCGCGACAACGCCGCCGCCGCGGGGCTGCGGCTCTCGCGGGAGGAACTGGCCCGCATCGATGCCGCCTTCCCGCGGGGGCCCGACACCGGGGAGCTGCCCCTCCTTTAA